The following coding sequences lie in one Syngnathoides biaculeatus isolate LvHL_M chromosome 16, ASM1980259v1, whole genome shotgun sequence genomic window:
- the grid2ipa gene encoding delphilin isoform X3 — protein MRRFLSRKGRFSLRQSKSNTRSAPKDFLLGLPVTNQNWPEAFGFRLGGAGPSYILSVAEGSSASLAGLQPGDQVVDIEGQDVTDLSTPALVALARTLKTVPPSIGVVSRIEQLDITPGPDGRFGFTLVGDTPLTVDDCAPDGAAALGGLKVGDYVMEVDGVPVKRHETAAAMIKAARCRPLRLGVLSVARRPKRLSSSMRVLSQSGDSVRDSRARKALEFNEKVEEVLGEDPDVKEQLFEVLQRYAAGRDVERLAEALPDVLLTPEHRQLLESVRIFIPKKHRERFDDVVSQSLMSRLKGRSFSDPSRSHLRRSRGRGEDHPEHSALSARASSVPRTHAEEGSAPPSRGMRKTTSLIAGHSGASAGGCRTVRVCKGNMSFGFTLRGHAPVWIDSVIPGSAADKAGLKPGDRILFLNGLDMRTSSHEKVVAMLQGSGAMPTLVVEDGAPSSAVSEQDLAGGAPGERARSPALSSLQWVAEILPPSIRVQGRTFAQQLEHLLTIRERYTICKALENFFQHRNVDTLIVDVFPVLDTPAKQVVWQFVYQLLTYEEQEHCQNKISRFLGFKAPGPPPPPPPPPPEPEAAPEPHRRSSSVKVTATTYRSSVRGRSSDDLLIGTHLGMGFRADSLLEAGMRLAPGERQSGDGTSLPETPNNLTNLSAVYAELENMYSAKRSKSLKTRPPPAPETLLDLDPASRASSPPARADTGSRKGPPPAITWPEPLPSPPPSQFYSSGLTSQNSGESNPYVSLDSPSPPELVDFPSSPPPHRGSKRRYAFSKPPRSEDTDRFLDALSEQLGQRVAIADDFLTPENDYEEDVVQMAFPDDEEEDDDDDDDLAMEEEENEGLAGPALSSASDNQSSSSGGDDENASSLTYSSSSDHIPPPPATPPPPPPVHFNDTPSQAQPQEQPSYTPEHSSRAYVPVRRKSGPPPPPPPRSNLPPKRHSLHKALPSKEEPRVRAAVQEQQSSEELQALEERQAFQEQMFQERHAYEELKAFEEQMLQEERASRERQAQAMQGQKAFQDRTAHRVYQSHRSTPAQPARQRSCHSPLRQLHRSSPGTDLHLRLRRPRPPLDAAHPGQQRRRLSRSAPPPHHPPPLPTLGQSPQDQDGEGVYRSRQSPRLRPHRSSAEVLRHLQRDTLRHTQQPAAHYSSWEIFQPETELLRQAERATRRPPHHSSTETLHQGRPMARGQPHHSSAELLHQMRKSQPHHSSTETLQQARRRPSAEPPSQRESRRSLKSHQGQTSPQTRHPQPVKPSPQRPHSIQQHRPGAPHIPHIRHVTPQPPPQDYQHQIHVIHPPPPQQPRGPQPLLSTFQPLSQSAARTPRPHSQPSRHLMRSQQTPAQSPSQPQSLPNSLSDPAPAEPPPPPRSPPPLPGPTLSRMDSHHISVKRLRWEQLGANSDHEKLHDMVKYLDLEMHFGTQKTSLLTPEPSPQMETFPKKDVIEILSHKKAYNASILIAHLKLSPGELRRMLMSMSADRLEPSHVKQLLLYAPDAEEVKKYQEYAGDPGELSEPDQFVLQMLSVPEYKTRLESLLFKCSLQEKTEELRGAYRRIGEASAQLKSSKKLAKILEFVLAMGNYLNNSQPESSKTTGFKINFLTELSTTKTVDGKSTFLHILVKSLCHHFPDVLDFSKDLTMVPLAAKVNQRSVTSDVNDLHGTIREIRSACQRMPAGAEDRFAAVMSTFLENSHPAVQSLESLQQSSMEEFSRTASYFGEDGKSASVDVFFGIFAQFIDKFERVLNDQQAAENPKSPKSPPMGSPLAW, from the exons ATGAGGCGTTTCCTGAGCAGAAAGGGTCGCTTCTCCTTGCGCCAGAGCAAGTCCAACACCCGCAGCGCTCCCAAAGATTTCC TTCTCGGTCTTCCCGTAACCAATCAGAACTGGCCCGAGGCGTTCGGGTTCCGACTGGGCGGCGCGGGGCCCAGCTACATCTTGTCGGTGGCGGAGGGCAGCAGCGCCTCCCTGGCGGGTTTGCAGCCCGGGGACCAGGTGGTGGACATCGAGGGCCAAGACGTGACCGACCTCAGCACCCCGGCGCTCGTCGCCCTGGCTCGGACCCTCAAGACGGTGCCGCCCAGCATCGGCGTGGTGTCGCGGATCGAGCAG CTCGACATCACTCCCGGTCCAGACGGCCGCTTCGGCTTCACCCTGGTGGGCGACACCCCCCTGACGGTGGACGACTGCGCGCCCGACGGCGCGGCCGCTCTCGGCGGCCTCAAAGTCGGCGACTACGTCATGGAGGTGGACGGCGTCCCCGTGAAGCGGCACGAGACGGCGGCGGCCATGATCAAGGCCGCCCGATGCCGTCCTCTGCGACTCGGCGTGCTGAGTGTGGCGCGGCGGCCCAAACGGCTCAGCAGCAGCATGAGGGTCCTCTCGCAGAGCGGAGACAGCGTCAGGGACTCTCGAGCCCGCAAGGCCTTGGAGTTCAACGAGAAG GTGGAGGAAGTGCTGGGCGAGGATCCCGACGTGAAGGAGCAGCTGTTTGAGGTTCTGCAGCGCTACGCCGCCGGCCGGGACGTGGAAAGGCTCGCCGAGGCCCTGCCGGACGTGCTGCTCACGCCAGAGCATCGGCAGCTGCTTGAAAGCGTCAG GATCTTCATCCCCAAGAAGCACCGGGAGCGTTTCGACGACGTGGTTTCCCAGAGCCTGATGAGCCGCCTCAAGGGGCGGAGCTTCAGCGACCCCAGCCGTAGCCACCTGCGCCGCAGCCGCGGGCGCGGCGAGGATCACCCCGAACACTCGGCGCTCTCCGCCCGGGCCAGTTCGGTTCCGCGCACGCACGCGGAGGAAGGCTCCGCCCCCCCGTCCCGCGGGATGCGGAAGACCACGTCGCTGATCGCGGGCCACTCCGGCGCCTCCGCAGGCGGCTGCAG GACCGTGAGAGTGTGCAAGGGCAACATGAGCTTTGGCTTCACTCTCAGAGGTCACGCTCCCGTCTGGATCGACTCGGTCATCCCGG GGAGCGCAGCAGACAAGGCAGGTCTGAAACCAGGAGACCGCATCCTTTTTCTGAATGGACTTGATATGAG GACCTCCTCCCACGAGAAGGTGGTGGCCATGCTGCAGGGAAGCGGCGCCATGCCCACCCTGGTCGTGGAGGACGGCGCCCCCTCTTCGGCCGTGTCCGAGCAGGACCTGGCGGGCGGCGCCCCCGGGGAGCGCGCCCGCTCCCCCGCGCTCAGCTCCCTGCAGTGGGTGGCCGAGATCCTGCCCCCGAGTATCCGAGTCCAAGGCCGCACCTTCGCACAGCAGCTGGAACACCTGCTGACCATCCGGGAGAGGTACACCATCTGCAAGGCCCTGGAGAACTTCTTCCAGCACAG AAACGTGGACACGCTGATCGTGGACGTCTTCCCGGTGCTGGATACGCCCGCCAAACAGGTCGTGTGGCAGTTTGTCTACCAGCTGCTGACGTACGAGGAACAAGAACACTGCCAGAACAAAATCTCGCGCTTCCTGGGATTCAAGGCGCCAG GtccaccgccgccgcctccccccccccctccggagCCCGAGGCGGCCCCCGAGCCGCATCGCCGTAGCAGCTCCGTGAAGGTGACGGCCACCACGTACAGGAGCAGCGTGAGGGGGCGGAGCTCTGACGACCTCCTCATTGGCACACATTTGGGCATGG GCTTCCGTGCAGACTCGCTTTTGGAAGCAGGAATGAGGTTGGCTCCCGGAGAAAGGCAGTCAGGGGACGGCACCTCCCTTCCCGAGACCCCCAACAATCTCACAAAT CTATCGGCCGTGTACGCCGAACTGGAGAACATGTACTCGGCCAAGAGATCCAAGTCGCTGAAGACCCGCCCTCCTCCCGCCCCCGAGACTTTGCTGGATCTGGACCCGGCCTCTCGCGCAAGTTCCCCTCCGGCGCGCGCCGACACAG GTAGTCGTAAGGGCCCCCCGCCCGCTATAACCTGGCCGGAGCCGCTCCCCAGCCCTCCGCCTTCGCAGTTCTACTCATCGGGCCTGACGAGCCAGAACAGCGGGGAGTCCAACCCCTACGTCAGCCTGGACAGTCCGTCGCCGCCCGAGCTCGTAGATTTCCCGTCGAGCCCCCCGCCGCACCGCGGCAGCAAACGCCGATACGCGTTCTCCAAGCCGCCGCGCTCCGAAGACACCGATCGCTTTCTGGACGCGCTGAGCGAGCAGCTGGGCCAGCGAGTGGCCATCGCTGATGACTTTCTCACTCCAGAAAACGACTACGAAGAG GATGTTGTGCAGATGGCCTTCCCTGACGACGAAGAGGaggacgacgatgatgatgacgacttagcgatggaggaggaagaaaatgaaggaTTGGCGGGTCCGGCGCTGAGCAGCGCCAGTGACAAccaaagcagcagcagcggcggcgacgacgaaAATGCGTCATCCCTGACctattcctcctcctccgaccACATCCCTCCGCCGCCCGccactcctcctccgcctccgccCGTCCATTTCAACGACACGCCGTCTCAAGCGCAACCCCAAGAGCAGCCGAGCTACACCCCCGAACACTCCTCGAGAGCTTACGTGCCCGTCCGCCGGAAGTCGGGACCGCCTCCGCCGCCTCCGCCTCGCAGCAATCTGCCGCCGAAACGGCACTCGTTGCATAAAGCGCTGCCGAGCAAAGAGGAGCCGCGGGTCCGGGCCGCCGTTCAGGAGCAGCAGTCCTCCGAGGAGCTGCAAGCCTTGGAAGAACGGCAGGCCTTTCAGGAGCAAATGTTCCAGGAGAGACATGCCTACGAGGAGCTGAAAGCGTTTGAAGAGCAGATGCTTCAGGAAGAACGAGCCTCCCGAGAAAGACAAGCGCAAGCCATGCAGGGGCAAAAAGCTTTCCAGGACCGAACGGCGCACCGCGTCTACCAGAGTCATCGTTCGACGCCGGCGCAGCCCGCCCGGCAGAGAAGCTGCCACTCGCCACTGCGGCAACTACACCGGTCGTCGCCCGGAACCGACCTCCACCTCCGCCTCCGCCGCCCTCGCCCTCCTCTCGATGCGGCTCACCCGGGGCAGCAGCGCCGACGCCTGTCCCGTTCGGCCCCGCCTCCGCATCacccgccccccctccccacgcTCGGCCAAAGTCCGCAGGACCAGGACGGCGAGGGCGTTTACCGGAGCCGGCAAAGCCCGAGGCTGCGGCCCCACCGTTCCTCGGCCGAGGTCCTGCGCCACTTGCAACGGGACACGTTGCGGCACACGCAACAGCCCGCCGCTCACTACTCTTCCTGGGAAATCTTCCAGCCCGAGACGGAACTCCTCCGTCAAGCTGAGCGGGCGACGCGGAGGCCGCCTCACCACTCCTCCACGGAGACGCTCCACCAAGGCCGCCCGATGGCCAGGGGGCAGCCCCACCATTCGTCCGCCGAGCTGCTCCACCAGATGCGCAAATCGCAGCCTCACCACTCCTCCACGGAGACGCTCCAGCAGGCCCGTCGTCGCCCGTCCGCCGAGCCCCCCTCCCAGCGGGAGAGCCGCAGGAGTCTTAAAAGTCACCAAGGCCAGACGAGCCCGCAGACGCGTCACCCCCAGCCCGTCAAGCCGTCCCCCCAGAGGCCGCATTCCATCCAGCAGCACCGCCCCGGCGCCCCTCACATCCCTCACATCCGCCACGTGACCCCGCAGCCTCCGCCGCAGGACTACCAGCACCAGATTCACGTGATccatccgccgccgccgcagcagcCCCGCGGACCCCAGCCCCTCCTGTCCACGTTCCAGCCGCTGTCCCAGTCGGCCGCCCGGACCCCCCGGCCGCATTCCCAGCCGTCCCGCCACCTGATGCGGTCCCAGCAAACGCCGGCGCAGAGCCCGAGTCAGCCCCAGTCGCTCCCCAACTCTTTATCGGACCCCGCGCCAGCCGAGCCTCCGCCGCCTCCCCGCTCGCCCCCGCCCTTACCCGGGCCCACCCTCTCCAGGATGGACTCGCATCACATCAGCGTCAAGAGGCTGCGctgggagcag TTGGGCGCAAATTCCGACCACGAGAAGCTGCACGACATGGTGAAGTATTTGGATCTGGAAATGCACTTTGGGACGCAGAAGACTTCTC TGCTGACTCCGGAGCCTTCGCCCCAAATGGAAACGTTTCCGAAAAAGGATGTGATTGAAATTCTGTCCCACAAGAAGGCCTACAACGCGT CCATCCTGATAGCGCACCTAAAGTTGTCCCCCGGCGAGCTGCGTCGGATGCTGATGAGCATGAGCGCCGACAGGCTGGAGCCGTCGCACGTGAAGCAGCTGCTGCTGTACGCGCCCGACGCCGAGGAGGTCAAAAAGTATCAGGAGTACGCGGGAGACCCCGGCGAGCTCAGCGAGCCCGACCAATTCGTACTGCAG aTGCTGTCAGTGCCCGAGTACAAAACCCGGCTGGAGAGCCTCCTCTTCAAGTGCTCCCTGCAGGAGAAGACGGAAGAGCTGCGGGGGGCCTACCGGCGCATCGGCGAGGCCTCCGCGCAGCTCAAGAGCAGCAAGAAGCTGGCCAAGATTCTGGAG TTTGTCTTGGCCATGGGCAACTACTTGAATAACAGCCAGCCCGAAAGCAGCAAGACGACGGGCTTCAAAATTAACTTCTTGACCGAG TTGAGCACAACAAAGACGGTGGACGGAAAGTCGACTTTCCTGCACATTCTGGTCAAGTCGCTGTGCCATCACTTTCCCGACGTGTTGGATTTTTCCAAAGATCTCACCATGGTTCCCCTTGCGGCCAAAG TCAACCAGCGGAGCGTCACGTCCGACGTGAACGACCTCCACGGGACCATCCGCGAGATCCGCTCCGCCTGTCAGAGAATGCCGGCCGGCGCCGAGGACCGCTTCGCCGCCGTCATGAGC ACCTTTTTGGAGAACAGCCACCCGGCCGTGCAGTCCCTGGAGTCTCTCCAGCAGAGCTCCATGGAGGAGTTTTCCAGAACGGCGTCCTACTTCGGAGAGGACGGCAAAAGCGCCAGCGTGGACGTCTTTTTCGGCATCTTCGCTCAGTTCATCGACAAGTTTGAG agggtTCTCAATGATCAGCAGGCGGCCGAAAACCCAAAGAGCCCGAAAAGTCCTCCAATGGGCTCCCCGCTGGCCTGGTAG